Proteins from a single region of Candidatus Peregrinibacteria bacterium:
- the fusA gene encoding elongation factor G produces the protein MSDLSNLRNIGIIAHIDAGKTTTTERILFYTGRNHKIGEVHDGEATMDWMEQERERGITITSAATFCTWKGTNINIIDTPGHVDFTVEVERSLRVLDGGVAVFDGSQGVEPQSETVWRQADKYKVPRVAFVNKMDKTGADFYMSLDSIHKRLSPNTYAIQLPIGAEETFSGVIDVIERKAYRFEGEHGEKIVEIPVPEDMKAKNEEHREKAVEAAATHDESITEKYLEGKELTIPEIKKGLRKGVIHNEIYLVLCGTALRNMGVQFVLDAVVDYLPSPIDVGGVMGKNPKTGEEEKRNPSDDEPLAGVAFKIATDPFIGKLTFFRVYSGILNCGSYIVNTRTGNKERIGRLVVMHANSRQEIKEIHAGGICALVGLKDIRTGDTLCDEDKPIALEEMTFPEPVISIAVEPKTKADQEKMGLSLQKLCEEDPTLRVKSDEETGQTVLSGMGELHLDIIVDRMRREFKVEANVGAPQVAYRETIQKKVEAEEKYVKQTGGRGQYGHVVLNLIPNAPGKGYEFVDKVVGGRIPNEFIPAVNKGVQEALQKGVVAGYPVVDVIVELLDGSYHDVDSSEFAFKAAGSIAFQKGARTADPILLEPIMAVEAVTPEDYMGDIMGNLSSRRGKIEEMTERGTAKVIKAKVPLSEMFGYATDLRSMSQGRASYSMEFSHYEKVPGNIAEKIKEKKGM, from the coding sequence ATGTCAGATCTCTCGAATCTCCGAAATATTGGAATTATCGCTCACATTGATGCAGGGAAAACTACGACCACGGAGCGTATTCTTTTTTATACAGGACGAAACCACAAAATTGGAGAAGTTCATGATGGAGAAGCCACTATGGATTGGATGGAACAGGAACGAGAACGAGGAATTACCATTACTTCCGCTGCGACATTTTGTACGTGGAAAGGAACAAATATTAATATCATTGACACTCCCGGGCACGTTGATTTTACGGTGGAAGTAGAAAGATCTCTCCGTGTGCTTGATGGCGGAGTTGCGGTATTTGATGGATCTCAAGGAGTTGAACCACAATCAGAAACAGTCTGGAGACAAGCTGATAAATATAAAGTTCCTCGAGTCGCATTTGTGAATAAAATGGATAAAACAGGTGCAGATTTTTACATGAGTCTTGATTCGATTCACAAAAGACTTTCTCCAAACACTTATGCGATTCAGCTTCCCATTGGAGCTGAAGAAACTTTTTCTGGAGTTATTGATGTTATCGAAAGAAAAGCCTACAGATTTGAAGGAGAACATGGAGAAAAAATTGTAGAAATTCCAGTTCCAGAGGATATGAAAGCGAAAAATGAAGAACACCGAGAAAAAGCCGTGGAAGCAGCTGCAACTCATGATGAATCCATCACAGAAAAGTATTTGGAGGGAAAAGAACTCACAATTCCAGAAATTAAAAAAGGACTTCGAAAAGGAGTCATTCATAATGAAATTTATTTGGTTCTCTGCGGAACAGCACTCCGCAATATGGGTGTTCAATTCGTACTTGATGCGGTAGTTGATTATCTCCCGTCTCCCATCGATGTTGGTGGCGTGATGGGGAAAAATCCAAAAACGGGAGAGGAAGAAAAAAGAAATCCAAGCGATGATGAGCCTCTTGCCGGAGTTGCATTTAAAATTGCAACGGATCCATTCATTGGAAAACTCACGTTTTTCCGTGTTTACTCTGGAATCCTCAATTGTGGATCATACATTGTGAACACACGAACTGGAAATAAGGAGCGCATTGGACGTCTCGTCGTCATGCACGCGAATTCTCGACAAGAAATAAAAGAAATTCATGCGGGAGGAATCTGTGCGCTCGTGGGACTCAAAGATATTCGCACCGGAGACACTCTTTGCGATGAAGATAAACCGATTGCACTTGAAGAAATGACCTTCCCAGAGCCCGTGATTTCTATTGCTGTGGAGCCAAAAACAAAGGCAGATCAGGAAAAAATGGGACTTTCTCTCCAAAAACTTTGCGAAGAAGACCCAACTCTCCGTGTAAAATCGGACGAAGAAACCGGACAAACTGTACTTTCGGGAATGGGAGAACTCCATTTGGATATTATTGTTGATCGAATGAGGCGTGAATTTAAAGTTGAAGCGAATGTAGGAGCTCCTCAGGTTGCATATCGGGAAACAATTCAGAAAAAGGTGGAAGCTGAGGAAAAATATGTAAAACAGACGGGTGGACGAGGTCAGTACGGACATGTCGTCCTGAATCTTATCCCGAATGCACCGGGAAAAGGATACGAATTTGTCGATAAAGTTGTGGGAGGACGAATTCCGAATGAATTTATTCCTGCTGTGAATAAAGGTGTACAGGAAGCACTCCAAAAGGGAGTTGTTGCCGGATATCCTGTAGTAGACGTCATTGTTGAGCTTCTTGACGGTTCATACCACGATGTGGACTCTTCAGAATTTGCTTTTAAGGCTGCAGGATCGATTGCCTTTCAAAAGGGAGCAAGGACAGCGGATCCGATTCTCCTCGAGCCCATTATGGCGGTTGAAGCAGTGACTCCTGAAGATTATATGGGAGACATTATGGGAAATCTTTCTTCTCGAAGAGGAAAAATTGAAGAAATGACGGAGAGAGGAACTGCAAAAGTGATAAAAGCAAAAGTACCACTTTCAGAAATGTTCGGATATGCTACAGATTTGAGATCTATGTCTCAGGGAAGAGCAAGTTATTCTATGGAATTTTCTCATTATGAGAAAGTACCGGGAAATATTGCGGAGAAGATCAAAGAGAAGAAGGGAATGTAG
- a CDS encoding type I 3-dehydroquinate dehydratase encodes MNLKICIPLKAKSLPELLQKIDEASEKADILELWLGDLSQNEIDFDEIWKHKKTPFLLNCKGPKEQGGFSGTDEKKFKILLEGAQKGAEYCDFDCEFDAKLLSKFIQEKKKAKLILSAHFFDETPHFDTLKDIAQRMKNSGADIVKIAAMANSHEDLMTMLELTDFLKEQKIPFISISMGELGKPSRVLTPMNGGEMMFAAFSEAEKTASGQMTVEEMRKIYEMIFGS; translated from the coding sequence ATGAATCTCAAAATTTGTATTCCTTTGAAGGCGAAATCTCTCCCAGAACTTCTTCAAAAAATTGACGAAGCTTCAGAAAAAGCTGATATTCTCGAACTTTGGCTCGGAGACCTTTCACAAAACGAAATTGATTTCGATGAAATTTGGAAACATAAAAAAACTCCATTTCTTTTGAATTGTAAAGGACCGAAAGAACAGGGCGGCTTTTCTGGAACCGATGAAAAGAAATTCAAAATTCTGCTCGAAGGAGCTCAGAAAGGCGCAGAATACTGCGATTTCGACTGTGAATTTGATGCAAAACTTCTCTCAAAATTTATTCAGGAGAAAAAGAAGGCGAAACTCATTCTTTCAGCACATTTTTTCGATGAAACTCCGCATTTCGATACACTGAAAGATATTGCACAAAGAATGAAAAATTCTGGCGCGGATATCGTGAAAATTGCGGCGATGGCAAATTCTCATGAAGATCTCATGACGATGCTCGAACTTACTGATTTTTTAAAAGAACAAAAAATTCCCTTCATCTCTATTTCCATGGGAGAACTCGGCAAGCCATCAAGAGTTTTGACCCCGATGAATGGCGGAGAAATGATGTTTGCAGCGTTTTCAGAAGCAGAAAAAACAGCATCTGGACAAATGACGGTCGAGGAAATGCGGAAAATTTACGAAATGATTTTTGGATCGTAA
- a CDS encoding response regulator, translated as MTLKQNSTFRQKKIEKEVPPEQMKRVLLVEDDEATRKICKNLFEDHGFHVEISDEGMEGMMKVSEFQPHVVIFDILTPILGGYEFLESVRSNSGEDILIVVYTRLASDDEAIKGFVQGADEFFRKPEVSPEGLVKKVRKILQKKAEGDEE; from the coding sequence ATGACACTCAAGCAAAACTCTACATTTCGGCAAAAGAAGATTGAGAAAGAGGTTCCTCCAGAGCAGATGAAGCGTGTACTCCTCGTGGAAGACGATGAAGCAACGAGAAAGATATGCAAAAATCTGTTTGAGGATCACGGATTTCATGTGGAAATCAGCGATGAAGGTATGGAAGGAATGATGAAGGTCTCCGAATTCCAGCCACATGTGGTAATTTTCGATATTCTGACTCCAATACTTGGGGGATATGAGTTTTTAGAATCTGTTCGATCAAATTCTGGCGAAGATATTCTCATCGTTGTCTACACGCGTTTGGCGAGTGATGATGAGGCTATTAAGGGTTTTGTACAAGGAGCGGATGAATTTTTCCGAAAACCAGAAGTATCGCCGGAAGGGCTTGTCAAAAAAGTGAGAAAAATACTTCAGAAAAAAGCGGAAGGCGATGAGGAATAA